Part of the Desulfobacteraceae bacterium genome, CCCTGGTGGTCGGCGAAATCAACCCCGCCATCCCGGTCACCATGGGGGACACCTTTGTGCCGGTGGCGGATTTCGATCTGCTGGTGGCTGCCACCGAACCGCCCATCTATTTCCAGCGCTGGCCGGTGGACGACGTTTACGACCGCCTGGGGGCCAACATCGCCTCGGTGATCGAAAACGGCAGCTGTCTGGCCTTCTCCATCGGCATGCTCTACGATGCCCTGGCCCGCCACCTCACCGGCAAACGCCACCTGGGGATCCACTCCTCCTTTTTTACCGACGCCCTGATGGATCTAGTCAAAAGCGGCGCGGTCACCAACCGCCAGAAGGAGGTCTTCCGCGGCAAGTCGCTGGTTTCCTACGCCTTCGGCACCCCGGAGCTGCTGGCCTGGCTGGACCGCAACCCGCTGGTGGAGTTCCAGAGCATCGAAAAGGTCTTCGACCCCCTCCAGATCGGCAACAACCCGCGCTTTATGGCCATCCTGCCGGCGCGGCGGGTGGACCTCTCGGGCCGCATCGCGCTGCACTTCGGCAAGGGTAACATCGCCGGGCCCGCCGAGGCCATCAACTTCGCCAACGGTGCGGACCTATCGACCGGCGGACGCACGATCTTCGCCCTGCCCAGCCGCAACCTCAAGGGCAGCCCCAACATCAGGGTCTCGGTGGCGGCCCTGCCCAACCAGTTCGGGCTGCCGGAATCGGTTTCCATGCTGGTCACCGAATACGGGGTGGCGCACCTCACCGGCCGCACTGTGCGCGAGCGCGCCCAGGCCCTGATCGACATCGCCCACCCCGACGACCGCGCCAACCTCGTGGCCCAGGCCAAGGCCGCTCACATCCTCTATCCCGACCAGATCTTCCTGCCCCAGAGCGCCCATCTCTACCCTTCGGAGATCGAGACCACCCATACCTTCAAAAACGGCGTTCAGATCCGCTTTCGCGCCATCCGCCCCTCGGACGAGGAGGCCATGCGCCGCCTGTTTTATCGTTTCTCCGACAAAGCGGTCTACTACCGCTATTTCACCCCCATCAAGACCATGCCGCACGCTCGGATGCAGGCCTATGTCAACGTGGACTACAGTGACACGCTGTCCATCGTGGGGCTGGCCGGGGAGTCCGGCGAGGGCCGCATCATCGCCGAGGCCCGCTTCGTCCGCGACCTTCAGGGCGCCAAGGCCGACGTGGCCTTTGTGGTCGATGAAGCCTACCAGGGCATGGGCATCGGCACCTTCCTTTACCGCATGCTGATCCGCCTGGCCCGCCAGCGGGGGATCCAGGGCTTTCACGCCGACGTGCTCTCCTCCAACCGCAATATGCTCAAGGTCTTCGAAAAGGGGGGGCTGCCGGTCAAGGCCAGTTTGGAGGACGGGATCTACTCCCTGTGGATGCCCTTCGGGCGCACGGACGACGGCGGCGCCCTCAATCGCCCCTGAGCGGTAGCAGCAGGGTCCGCAGCCAGTGGCCGAAGGTGTTGCGGGCCAGGTTGGCGCGGTCCAGGAGTTCAAAATCCCGCGCCAGGCGCGCCGGATCGGCGTACCAGTCGGCGCGCGTGATCAGCGCCGCGGCGGGATCCAGGAGCTTGACCACCCGGGCGGGATTGCCGGCGGCGATGGCATTGGCCGGGATGTCGCCGACCACCACCGAACCGGCACCGACGATGCTGTTGGCGCCGATGGCGACCCCCTTGCAGATGATGGCGCTATCGCCCACCCAGACGTTTTGCGCCAGGCTGACCGGCTGCGCGCGTCCCATCGAGACGCGGTCGTAGATGCCGTGCCAATCCCCGTCGGTGATGTAGACCCCGCTGGCCAGCATGCAGCTGGAACCGATGCTGACCGCGGCCGCCGAGCTGATCCTGACCCCCGGGCAGAGCAAGCTGCAATCCCCCACCCGGATGGCGCCGCGCCCGGGCCGGTCCGACCAGACCGACAGCCGCACCTTACGGTCGGCGGTGGCGATGATCGTGACGTTATCCCCCAGGGTCACGGGGCCGCCGAAAACCTCCACGTGCCACGGCTTGATGAAAAAGGCGCCGCTGCCCACGCGGTCGAACTGGGGTTTCAGGAAGTGGCGGGCGTAAAGCTTCTGGAAGCGCAGGTAACCCTTTTTAACGGCGTAGGGTCGATGGTCTTTTCTCAAGCTCGCCTCCCCGGACCCCGATCCAGCCCCCCGGGGGCCCCGCCCGCCGCCCAGAGGCGATGGTCGAACAGGCGCCCGGCGGGGGTCAAATCGAAGAGCGCATCGGCCGCCAGCAGGGCCACCGCCTGGGTCCAGGTGACCTTTTCCGATGGCCAGACCACCATTTCCGGGAAGGTGAACCCGCACCAGAAGGCCCCGTCGGGATAGCGCTTGCCGCTGATCCAGCCGAAAATCATCCCGGCCAGGTCGCGCCGGCCGATGGCCGCCAGGGCCAGCACCAATTCGCAGGTCTCGGCGATGGTGACCCAGGGCTGGTCCGAAACGCAGCGTACCCCCTGGCCCTGGACGATGAATTTTTTCCAGGAGCGCCGGATGCGGCTCTCGGCGGCCGCCCCGGTGACCGCCCCGGCCAGCACCGGGTAAAACCAGTCCATCGAAAAACGCGATTTGGCCATGTTGAAGTGGTGGGGGCGCTGGCGGATGGCCTCCCCCAGGCGCTCCAGGGCCGCCTGCCAGCCCGGCCGGGGGCGACCCAGAAGGCGCGCCACTGCCAGGGCGCACTTGAGGCTCATGAAAATCGAGCTGCAGCCGGTCAAAAGCGCCATGCGGTCGACCTTGCCGGCGGGGCTGACGGCCCAGTGAACTTCGCCGCCCTGGGCCTGCAAGCCCAGGGCGAAGTCGATCCCACCGCAGAGGGTGGGCCACATCTGATGCAGCAATCCGGGGTCCCCGGTCACCAAGTAGTAATGGTAAAGCCCCACGGCGATGTAGGCGGCGTGGTGGGCCTCGCGCCCCTTCTGGGCGGGTTGCCCGTCCCGGTAGGACTGGTACCAGCTGCCGTCGGGAAGCTGCGTGCGCGCCAGCCAGCGGAAGGCCTGACGGGCTTCGGCCAGATAGCCACCCAGTTGCAGGCCCATGGCGGCCTCGATGTGGTCCCAGGGGTCAGTCTTGTCGCCCGGGCTCCAGGGGATTTCGCCGCTGGGTTTCTGGGCGGCCGCGATCAGCCCGGCAAGGACGGCTACCGAGACCGCCGGGCGCTCTTTGAGGGGGGATACGGGCATTTCCATGAGCATCAGCGTTTAGGGCGAGAATCGTCTGCCGCCGGTGGCGGTAAAAAGCCCGCCGCCGGCAGCCCGCGAAAATTTCAAACCGGTTTTGGGCGGCGCCGACCCGCCCAGCCGAACCAGGCCAGCGCGAGGAACTGCAGTCCCAGCATCGCCCCGAAGCCGGCCTGATAGCCTTCGGGGGCGTAGCCGCCGGCGGGGCCGGGCAGCCACAGGGTGATCACGGCGCCGATCCCCCACTGGGCGGCAAAGGCCGCAACGAACACCAGCAGGTTGAGTCCGGTGTTGACCCGCCCGGCGAGAGTGTCGGGAAACTGCTGGGTCAGGTCGGCGTAACAGAGGATCCCGCTCGTGCCGAAGAGCCCGAAAGCGGCCCAGAGAAGCAGCGGCGGCAGCGGCGCCTCCAGGATCACCAGAATCTGGACCGCCATGAAGATTCCCATCCCCGCGGCGGCCACGCTGCGCACCGGGACGCCCCGCTGGGCCAGCCACTGGGTGAAGCGCCCCATGACGATGAAGCCGGCCACCATCGCCAGCGCCACCCAGAACAGCACCTGGGCCACGGCCAGTCTCGGCAGCCCGGCCACGTCCCGCAGCCAGGGGCCCGCCCACAAGCCTTGAATGGAGAGAAACGTCGCCTGCGAAAAGGTGCACCAGGGGGCAACGCGCCAGAAGACCGGACTGGTGAAGACCGTCACGATGCCCCGCAGCTGGGACCGCAGCCCGGCGCCGCGGTCGGGCGGGCGCCCTTCGGGCACCACCAGATAGACGCCAGCGGCGGCGGCCAGGGTCACCACCCCCAGCATCAGAAAAACGCCCCGCCAGTCGGTCACCTGCAGCGCGAACTGCACCGGCGCCGTGGCCGTCACCGCTCCCAGGCCGCCGGCGGCCAGCTGGAGCCCGTTGATGCCCGGCAGGCGCTGGCGTGGAAACCAGAAAACGAAGGCGGTGAAGGCCGCCATCAGGCAGGCCGAAACGCCCAGGCCGATCAAGGCCCGCCCGAGCACCAGCCCGGCGGTGGTCTCGGCGCGAGCGAAGAGCAGGGCCCCGCTGCCGGCCAGAACCAGCAGCACGGCCTCCACCCGCCGCGGCCCGAAGCGGTCCAGCAGCACCCCCAGGGGCAGCTGGAAGGCGGCGAAGGTCAGAAAATAGACCGCCGTCAGCAGCCCCAGCCCGGCCGAGCCGATCCCCAGGTCGGCCACCAGGTCGGGGGCGATGACGGCGTTGACGACCCGGTAGAGGTAGGAGAGAAAATAACCCAGGGCGAAGGGAATAAAAACGCGCAAGCGCTGGCTGCGTGATACGGTACTCTCCACGGCGGCGGTTTCCTTCAGGTGCTGGCGCGGATAAACGCGTTTTCCATTTCCCGGCGCAATTGCGCGACGGCCCCCAGCTGTCGGCGGAGCCGCCCGAGCGCCTGGCGGCCGTCCCGGCCAAGCAGGGCCGTCTGCTGCGGGCACAGGTACCAGATGCACACCCACGGCCGCAGCGGACGCGACAGGCGGCAGCCGGCCGCGCCCAGATAGCGGCAGGGGTCGTGCAGGCGCCGGCGCAGCTGGGCCGGCGGTCGGGGCTGCCCGCTGAGGTGCAGGTAGAGCAGGTCACGAAAATCGAACCAGACCCGCGCGCGCTCGCAGCAGGACGACAGGCAGCGGCTGCAGCTCAGGCTGCCCAGGGCCGTCATCACGGGTGCCACCTGCGCCAGCAGAAGGCGGATCTCGGCGGCACACGCAGCGGCCGCCGCCAACCGCGGCCGATGGCGGCCGACGGCCTGGGCCAGGCTGTCCTCGACGGCTTGCCAGGCCGCGGCGCCGTCCCATGGCGGCAGCGGCGGATTGTGTGCACCAGACATGGACGTGATTCCCGTTTTTCCCGCAAGTTCGCTACCCGCGCCCAACGCCGCGGGCGCCGCACCCCTTGAGCTTTCCCCGCATATCACAGGCCGGCTTCGGGCGCCAGCCGCAGATTGCGATTGACAGGCGGCGGGCCGGGGAATAAGCGTGAATCAAACCCCGCCGAATACGGCGGCTCGTCAAACGCACGCCCTTCAGCCGAGGGGGGAAAGGACGGCAGCATGTCCGAGATTCGAATGACAGCGGAACTGCGCACCGATTACGATGCGGAGGTGACCGGTCTGCCCGCCGAACGGTGGGGTGAGGCGGTCTTCAAAGTGGGGCAGGAGGAGATCGTGTTGGAGGTCAGCGTGGAAAAAAACGTAATCGTGGCCGTCATGGCCGGCGAGGATGCGGTCTGGAAGGGAACCCTGGCGGGTCTCAAAATGCTGCTGCGGGGCGAAATCGGCGGCCGCTGAGCGCCCGCTGCCGTCAGAGCGCCGCCGCCAGCGCCATCTCCAGCTGCGCCAGTGCGCCGCCGTAGAAATGATCGGCCCGGGGAATCACCACCACCCGCGCCGCCGGGTTGAGGCGTTTGGCGAGTGCACCGACCGCCTCGGCGGGCGCGATCTCGTCGCTGGCCCCGGTCACCGCCAGCCGCAGCCCGGGCAGGGCCGGCACGGCGCTGAAGTCCATGACGGCCACCGGCGGCGAGACCATGATCTGATCCGCATTCACATCGGCCGCGACCGCGGCGCGGGCGTTCACCCAGCTGCCGAACGAATACCCGGCGACCAGGGGGGCCTCGAAGCCCGCCGTGCGCAGGTAGCCCAGCGCGGCCAGCAGATCCTGCTGCTCGCCGAGGCCGTCGCTGTATGCCCCCTGGCTGGCGCCCACCCCCCTGAAGTTGAAGCGCAGGGCGCTCACCCCTTTTTTGCGGCAGGCCGCGGCGATGGCCATCACCACGGGGTTGTCCATGTCCCCGCCGTAGAGCGGGTGGGGATGGGTGATCACCATCGCGCGCGCCGCGCCGTTTTCCTCGAGGACCCCCTGGAGCCACAGATTTTCGCAAAGAAACCGGATGGGACGCGCCATTTTGCATTCCGCTGGTCTGCCGAGACCTGCCGGGGGCCGGCCCCGTCAGAATCTGGGCCAGCCGCTAGGGGGAGATTTTCCTGAGAACCTGGAGGATTTCATCCCCGAAAACCTGCTTCTGCCAGTTCTTCAAATCCGGCAGGCTGTCGAGGTCCGCCGGGCGGCGGGGGTTGCGGGCCGCAAGCGCCGTAATGAGGGTGTTATTGCACAGCAGCCCCGGTGAGAGGCCGAGGGCGCTGCCCCGCTTCTCCCGCCAGCGTTTGAGGGCCTCGGCGCGGTTGGCCACCTCGGGGCCGACCGCCGGCACCCGCGTGCGAGGGTAGCGCGGCAGACGGTTGGGCGGCAGGGCCTCGGCCTCGGCCACCGTCGCGAGCAGCGGACGCGCCAGCATCTTGACCTGCTTGGGGCTCAGGGCGCCGGTGGCTTTGAGGGCCTCCAGGCTGCGCGGCCGAGCCTGGGCCAGTTTCATGACCGCCGCGTTGGAAAGCACCTTGAACGGCGGCCGGTCCTTCTGGGCGGCCAGCGACTGCCGCAGCTGCAGCAGCGCTTCCAGCACGGCCAGGGTCGCGCGGTCCAACCGCCCGGCCCCCTTGAAGCGCAGAAACAGCGGCTGGGCGTTGTCCTCTGGAACGCGCACCCGGGTGAGCAGGTCGCACTCCTCCTGGACCCAGGAAAGACGCCCGGCCGCCTTCAGCTCGGCGGTCAGGGCCGCCGCCAGGGGCAGCAGCAGGCTGACGTCGGCCGCGGCGTAGGCCAGCATCTCCGGCGGCAGCGGACGCTGGGACCAGTCGCGTTTCTGGTATTTCTTTTCCAGGGCCACGCCGAAGCGCGCCTGCAGCACGGCGTTCAGCCCCGACTGCTGATGGCCCAAAAAGCGGCAGGCCAGTTCGGTATCGAAGAGCGACTGGAGCTCAATCCCGAAATCCCGGTGGAGGGAGCGGACATCGTAGTCCGCCCCGTGAAAAACCTTTTGCACGCGAGGGTCGGCGAAAAAACGTTTGAGGGGCTCGAGATCCGGCAAGGCCAGCGGGTCGAGCACGAAATTTTCCGTGCCGGTGGTGATCTGCAGCAGGCAGACCTTCTCACGGAAGTGAAACATCGAGTCGGCTTCCAGGTCCACTGCCAGGGCCGGGGCTTCCTCCAGGCGGCGCGCCAGTTCCGCCAGCTGCACGGGAGTGGTGATCAGGTGAAAAGATTCAGCCTCGGCGGCATCCGACGGGGTGAACCCCGACGGGGCTTGGTGCAGAGAAGCGGCGGGTACGGTCATGTCAAATATAATTTTTTTTCCTTGACCCGGGGGAGCATTTCCCGTAAGGGTTCTTTTTTACTGATGATATCAAACTTTACTGCCGATTGCGGACTGCTTTGCGGCGGCCATTGAAAGAGGCCGCGGCTGTAAAAGGCGCCCGGCCGGCAGCGGCCAAGCGGATCACGGGGGCCTGCGAGCCCCCCTCCCCGAAAGGGACATTATGATACATATCACACTTCCCGACGGAACCCTAAAGAAATTTGAGGCCCCCCCCACGGGCCTTGAGGTCGCCCGCACGATCTCCGAAGGCCTTGCCCGCAACTGCGTCGCCATGGAACTGGATGGCCGGGTGGTCGATCTGAACACCGAAATCACCCGTGACACCCGGCTGCGCCTGATCACGACCCGCGACCCCGAGGCGGTCGAGATTTTACGCCACTCGGCGGCCCACGTGATGGCCCAGGCGATCCTGCACCTTTACCCGGACGCCAAGCTGACCATCGGCCCCGCCGTGGAAAACGGCTTCTACTACGACATTGACATGGCGCCGGTCTCCGAGGAGGATTTCCCAGCCATCGAGGCCGAAATCCAGAAGATCATCAAGGCCAAGCTGCCCTTCAAGCGCCGCCTCGTGCCCAAAGAGGAGGCGCTTGCCTTCTACCGCGCTGAACCCTACAAGCTGGAGATGCTCAACGCCCTGGAAGACGGGCAGATCTCCTTTTACAGCCAGGGGGATTTCACCGACCTCTGCCGCGGGCCGCACCTGCCCCACACCGGCTTTGTCAAGGCCATCAAGCTCATGAAGGTCTCCGGCGCCTACTGGCGCGCCGACCAGAAAAACGCCCAGCTGCAGCGGATTTACGGCACGGCTTTTTTCGACAAGAAAGAGCTTGCGGCCTATCTCAACTTCCTCGAGGAGGCCAAGAACCGCAACCACCGCAAAATCGGCGAGGCCATGGCGCTTTTCAGCTTCCACGAGGAGGCGCCGGGCATGCCGTTTTTCCACGCCAAGGGCATGGTGCTGTGGAACTGCCTGCTGGACTACTGGCGTGAGGAGCACCGGGCGGCCGGCTACGTGGAGACCAAGACGCCGATCCTGCTCAACCGGGGGTTGTGGGAGCGCAGCGGCCACTGGGAAAACTACCGTGAGAACATGTACACCACGGTCGTCGACGAGGAACAGTACGCCATCAAACCGATGAACTGCCCCGGCGGCATGCTGATCTACAAGAACCGCCCGCACTCCTACAAGGATTTCCCGATCCGGGCGGCGGAGGTCGGTCTGGTGCACCGCCACGAACTGAGCGGGGTGCTCTCCGGGCTTTTCCGGGTGCGCGCCTTCCACCAGGACGACGCCCACATTTTCATGACCCCGGAGCAGATCCAGGATGAAATCCTGGGCGTTCTGCGGCTGGTGGAACGCATCTACAGCACCTTCGGACTCGGGTTTCACCTGGAGCTCTCCACCCGGCCGGAGAAGTCCATCGGCACCGACGCCCAGTGGGCCACGGCCACCCAGGGGCTGGAGTCGGCCCTCAAACGCTACGGCCGCGACTACAAGATCAATGCCGGCGACGGTGCCTTCTACGGGCCCAAAATCGACATCCACATCAAAGACGCCCTGGGGCGCACCTGGCAGTGCGGGACGGTCCAGCTGGACATGGCGCTGCCCGAGCGCTTCGACCTCTGGTACGTGGCCAGCGACAACGAAAAGCACCGGCCGATCATGATCCACCGGGTGATTTACGGCTCCATCGAGCGTTTTTTCGGCATCCTGATCGAACACTTCGCCGGCAAGTTCCCCCTCTGGATGGCGCCGGTGCAGGCGATCCTGCTGCCCATCAACGACGATCTGGCGGCCCATGCGCGGGAGCTGCGCCAGCAGCTGGAAGCAGCCGGCATCCGCACCGAGGTGGACGATCGCACCGAGAGCCTCAACAAAAAGATCCGCGAAGCCCAGCTCAACCGGGTCCCCCTGATCCTGACGGTGGGCGCCAGGGAAAAGGCCGCCGGGACCTTCGCCGTGCGGACCCTCGACGGGCAGGTACACCAGGGGCTGGCCCGGGAGAGTTTTTTTGATAAAGTCCGCGACCACATCCGCAAGCGCCGGCTGGACCTGGACATCTTCGGCCCGCCGCCCGCCCGGCAGCCCTGACCGGCGACCGGCCGCGCCGCCCGCGAGGCGGCGGAGCCGGTCGTTTGGGAAGCCCGTGGCCCCCGCTTGAAAGCCCGTATCCCAGAGCTGCTGAGCGCCTGGCTGCCCCCAGCGGCATACTGCCTGTTGATTTTCAGCGCCTCCGCGCGCCCCGCGCTGCCCGGCATGGACGCCTTTGCCCACCAGGACAAACTTGTCCACGGTTTAGCTTACGCGGTGATGGGGGCCCTCTTCCACCGCGCCCTGAAACGCACCCTGCCACCCCGATTTTCGGGCCTGACGGTGGCCTTCGCCATCGGGCTGGCCACCCTCTACGGCCTCAGCGACGAGTTCCACCAGAGTTTCGTCCCCGGCCGGACCGCCGCGGCCGGCGACCTGGCCGCGGATTTCCTGGGCAGCCTGGTGGGCGCCCTGCTCCACCGACGCCTGGCGCTCACCCGCCGGCCGCGGCCCGGCGCAATTCGCGGATTGACAAAAGACCGCCGTTCCGATAAGGAAACCAGGTGACGGAAATCGCCCCGGAAGTCAGCTTGCGCCGTTTTGCGCGGCTTTTTACCCCCCCTTCAAGGAGAAGTTGCTGTCATGAGCGAACCCAACACGATCACGATCAATGGGAATGCGTTCAGCTTCGAACCCGGCGAAACCATTTTGGACGTCGCCAAGCGCCAGAGCATCGACATCCCGACCCTCTGCCACCTCAAAGGGGCGACACCCACCGGGGTCTGCCGGATCTGCGTGGTGGAAGTCGCGGGGGCCGACAAACTGCTGCCGGCCTGTGCCACCCGGGCCACCGACGGCATGCAGGTGCAGACCGAGTCCCCCCAGGTGGTCGCCGCCCGGCGCTTGATTCTGCAGATGATGC contains:
- a CDS encoding GNAT family N-acetyltransferase — its product is MNGPSENQWRSRIVPPEAVLERIEPGMSIFLGTGVAEPRTLVKHLTTSEARNLQDLELIQLVSLGEAVSLQQQRSQNYRLKTFFSGWIASEAITAGQVDLIPSRFCRIPQLIASGWLSIDVAFVQVTPPNEAGYCSLGVAVDVARQAMEQASLVVGEINPAIPVTMGDTFVPVADFDLLVAATEPPIYFQRWPVDDVYDRLGANIASVIENGSCLAFSIGMLYDALARHLTGKRHLGIHSSFFTDALMDLVKSGAVTNRQKEVFRGKSLVSYAFGTPELLAWLDRNPLVEFQSIEKVFDPLQIGNNPRFMAILPARRVDLSGRIALHFGKGNIAGPAEAINFANGADLSTGGRTIFALPSRNLKGSPNIRVSVAALPNQFGLPESVSMLVTEYGVAHLTGRTVRERAQALIDIAHPDDRANLVAQAKAAHILYPDQIFLPQSAHLYPSEIETTHTFKNGVQIRFRAIRPSDEEAMRRLFYRFSDKAVYYRYFTPIKTMPHARMQAYVNVDYSDTLSIVGLAGESGEGRIIAEARFVRDLQGAKADVAFVVDEAYQGMGIGTFLYRMLIRLARQRGIQGFHADVLSSNRNMLKVFEKGGLPVKASLEDGIYSLWMPFGRTDDGGALNRP
- a CDS encoding acyltransferase; this translates as MRKDHRPYAVKKGYLRFQKLYARHFLKPQFDRVGSGAFFIKPWHVEVFGGPVTLGDNVTIIATADRKVRLSVWSDRPGRGAIRVGDCSLLCPGVRISSAAAVSIGSSCMLASGVYITDGDWHGIYDRVSMGRAQPVSLAQNVWVGDSAIICKGVAIGANSIVGAGSVVVGDIPANAIAAGNPARVVKLLDPAAALITRADWYADPARLARDFELLDRANLARNTFGHWLRTLLLPLRGD
- a CDS encoding phenyltransferase domain-containing protein translates to MPVSPLKERPAVSVAVLAGLIAAAQKPSGEIPWSPGDKTDPWDHIEAAMGLQLGGYLAEARQAFRWLARTQLPDGSWYQSYRDGQPAQKGREAHHAAYIAVGLYHYYLVTGDPGLLHQMWPTLCGGIDFALGLQAQGGEVHWAVSPAGKVDRMALLTGCSSIFMSLKCALAVARLLGRPRPGWQAALERLGEAIRQRPHHFNMAKSRFSMDWFYPVLAGAVTGAAAESRIRRSWKKFIVQGQGVRCVSDQPWVTIAETCELVLALAAIGRRDLAGMIFGWISGKRYPDGAFWCGFTFPEMVVWPSEKVTWTQAVALLAADALFDLTPAGRLFDHRLWAAGGAPGGLDRGPGRRA
- a CDS encoding MFS transporter; translation: MESTVSRSQRLRVFIPFALGYFLSYLYRVVNAVIAPDLVADLGIGSAGLGLLTAVYFLTFAAFQLPLGVLLDRFGPRRVEAVLLVLAGSGALLFARAETTAGLVLGRALIGLGVSACLMAAFTAFVFWFPRQRLPGINGLQLAAGGLGAVTATAPVQFALQVTDWRGVFLMLGVVTLAAAAGVYLVVPEGRPPDRGAGLRSQLRGIVTVFTSPVFWRVAPWCTFSQATFLSIQGLWAGPWLRDVAGLPRLAVAQVLFWVALAMVAGFIVMGRFTQWLAQRGVPVRSVAAAGMGIFMAVQILVILEAPLPPLLLWAAFGLFGTSGILCYADLTQQFPDTLAGRVNTGLNLLVFVAAFAAQWGIGAVITLWLPGPAGGYAPEGYQAGFGAMLGLQFLALAWFGWAGRRRPKPV
- a CDS encoding alpha/beta hydrolase, producing MARPIRFLCENLWLQGVLEENGAARAMVITHPHPLYGGDMDNPVVMAIAAACRKKGVSALRFNFRGVGASQGAYSDGLGEQQDLLAALGYLRTAGFEAPLVAGYSFGSWVNARAAVAADVNADQIMVSPPVAVMDFSAVPALPGLRLAVTGASDEIAPAEAVGALAKRLNPAARVVVIPRADHFYGGALAQLEMALAAAL
- a CDS encoding HRDC domain-containing protein; translated protein: MTVPAASLHQAPSGFTPSDAAEAESFHLITTPVQLAELARRLEEAPALAVDLEADSMFHFREKVCLLQITTGTENFVLDPLALPDLEPLKRFFADPRVQKVFHGADYDVRSLHRDFGIELQSLFDTELACRFLGHQQSGLNAVLQARFGVALEKKYQKRDWSQRPLPPEMLAYAAADVSLLLPLAAALTAELKAAGRLSWVQEECDLLTRVRVPEDNAQPLFLRFKGAGRLDRATLAVLEALLQLRQSLAAQKDRPPFKVLSNAAVMKLAQARPRSLEALKATGALSPKQVKMLARPLLATVAEAEALPPNRLPRYPRTRVPAVGPEVANRAEALKRWREKRGSALGLSPGLLCNNTLITALAARNPRRPADLDSLPDLKNWQKQVFGDEILQVLRKISP
- the thrS gene encoding threonine--tRNA ligase, which encodes MIHITLPDGTLKKFEAPPTGLEVARTISEGLARNCVAMELDGRVVDLNTEITRDTRLRLITTRDPEAVEILRHSAAHVMAQAILHLYPDAKLTIGPAVENGFYYDIDMAPVSEEDFPAIEAEIQKIIKAKLPFKRRLVPKEEALAFYRAEPYKLEMLNALEDGQISFYSQGDFTDLCRGPHLPHTGFVKAIKLMKVSGAYWRADQKNAQLQRIYGTAFFDKKELAAYLNFLEEAKNRNHRKIGEAMALFSFHEEAPGMPFFHAKGMVLWNCLLDYWREEHRAAGYVETKTPILLNRGLWERSGHWENYRENMYTTVVDEEQYAIKPMNCPGGMLIYKNRPHSYKDFPIRAAEVGLVHRHELSGVLSGLFRVRAFHQDDAHIFMTPEQIQDEILGVLRLVERIYSTFGLGFHLELSTRPEKSIGTDAQWATATQGLESALKRYGRDYKINAGDGAFYGPKIDIHIKDALGRTWQCGTVQLDMALPERFDLWYVASDNEKHRPIMIHRVIYGSIERFFGILIEHFAGKFPLWMAPVQAILLPINDDLAAHARELRQQLEAAGIRTEVDDRTESLNKKIREAQLNRVPLILTVGAREKAAGTFAVRTLDGQVHQGLARESFFDKVRDHIRKRRLDLDIFGPPPARQP
- a CDS encoding VanZ family protein, producing the protein MKARIPELLSAWLPPAAYCLLIFSASARPALPGMDAFAHQDKLVHGLAYAVMGALFHRALKRTLPPRFSGLTVAFAIGLATLYGLSDEFHQSFVPGRTAAAGDLAADFLGSLVGALLHRRLALTRRPRPGAIRGLTKDRRSDKETR